The Bradyrhizobium sp. CCBAU 051011 DNA segment GAACAACGCAGCTTGTTCGATTTGCCGATGCCCCATCATGACCTTCAGTCCTGCCAATTAGACAGACTGAATCACTGATATCTCTGCGTCGCAACAGCCGCCTTTTTCAACACAATCGGCCCTTAGCGGACCACCCCGCCCGAAGTCGGCAGGTCCGCTGGCGACTCCATTGCGGACGTGCGTTGCTGTCATCGTAACTGCTTCGCGGTAAAAGGACTTAGATTTTGAACACTTCGCGGTCCACATGAACCTTAGCGGTCCTGTACCTTCAAAGGTAATGATCTGCCGTAGAGCTACTAACTCTCGCATTCAAGGAGAGGAGTGGCTCCATAAAGTCGTTAGCGCGTGATTGAGCGGCTCTCCGGTGAACTGGATCTCGTGGCCCGCTCCTTCGATCACCATGCGGGAAGCGCCGATGCGTTGCGCTAGGTCGTCACAGATTGCGTCGAACCCTGCACTATGCCCACCCGATATCACGAGTTTAGGGAAGGAGGCAGACGCCAGCTTGGGAAGCGGCGGTTCAGCCTCCCAGATCGGCCGACCGCGGCGGAAGACGGGTGCGAGCGACACTGCAGCGGCGATCAGTTCGGGGGAAAGAGCGCTCGGATCACTTCCCACAATTTCCAGGAAACGAATGACCCATTCCTCGTCCGGAGCCTTCTGGTCCCAGAGAGATCGAACCTTTCCGACGAGTGTCCTCGCTGCTTCATTGTGCTGGCCCAATGCGAAGGTGGCCGGCTCCAGTAATGTAATAGATAGAGCCGCTTCGGGACGGCGGGCGGCGGCGAACAGCACGCCGAGACCACCGTAGGAATGCCCTACAAGGTGCGCGCCATTGCCCATCAGACGGGCAATGTCGTCGGCATCGACTAGAAAGTCCTCACCTTGAGCGGCGGGACTTCGCCCATAACCACGCCTGTCCGGAACTATCAGACGAAAGCCGCTGTCGGCCAGCGGTCGCTGAGCCTGCCACTCGTCGGATCCTGTTGCCAGCGAACCGTGCACTAACACGACGGGCACGCCCGACCCCCATGCTTCCATGAAAAAATCGCTCATTACTCGACCACCCTTTCAATTCGGCAAGGCTTAACTCCCTCCATTTCAGCTCACGACAGGGAGACCCAAATTGGGCCGGGTATTAGCCATAGGTCGAGAACGGATCGTAGGAGAAGGTGTCCGGGCGGATTGATCCGCAGCGATCACGAGGGGCCGATCCTATGAGAGCGTAACTGCCTGTTCATACTAGCAAACGTTCCGCGGACGTGGCAGCGGCATGACGGCTGAGCACCGGTCGTGCTGGACGTTAGAAAGGTGAGCGTCACGCTTCAAAGATTTGAAATCTGCAACAGCTTGCGGTCGCCAATCCAGGTTTTCGCAAGATTAGCCTGGGCCTTGCGCATGCCGGCGGCATCGCCGCGTGCCTTATGCAGCTCTGCCAGACCGTAATACGACCAGCCGTTGGCGGGTGCCCGCCGCAGCGCAAGCTCGAATTGCTGCTTCGCCTCAGCGTAGCGACCGGCCTGCAGCAAGGCTGCTGCAAGCGACTGCCGGATTGGATAATACCAATAAGGCGGTTCCGTATAAGGCAAGGCATCCTGCAAGTTAGCCGCCTGCTCGAACTGGACGACGGCGC contains these protein-coding regions:
- a CDS encoding alpha/beta hydrolase, whose translation is MSDFFMEAWGSGVPVVLVHGSLATGSDEWQAQRPLADSGFRLIVPDRRGYGRSPAAQGEDFLVDADDIARLMGNGAHLVGHSYGGLGVLFAAARRPEAALSITLLEPATFALGQHNEAARTLVGKVRSLWDQKAPDEEWVIRFLEIVGSDPSALSPELIAAAVSLAPVFRRGRPIWEAEPPLPKLASASFPKLVISGGHSAGFDAICDDLAQRIGASRMVIEGAGHEIQFTGEPLNHALTTLWSHSSP